From a region of the Thermosipho melanesiensis BI429 genome:
- a CDS encoding glycerophosphodiester phosphodiesterase family protein produces the protein MKILGHRGYSEKYVENTLESFQKAIEYGADGVELDVYWTKDGEVVVTHDSNLKRVFNVDLDVREVNSKKIPKNIPRLYEIFEIMLDDKIINVEIKDANNAEKIVQYVLKKRKQEIIFSSFEHDIIIKLSRIYGNEKFGLLFDERHKNLNLNDLRDLFYKTNIFSAHIPIQLYYIDEKLFFEFLTFLKKLGKKIVIWTVNSEEEVEMLKGLADYIITDCVEKIVGYLKKTGR, from the coding sequence GTGAAAATATTGGGTCATAGAGGTTATTCTGAAAAATACGTTGAAAATACATTAGAATCTTTTCAGAAGGCGATTGAATATGGAGCGGATGGTGTGGAACTCGATGTTTACTGGACAAAAGATGGGGAGGTAGTTGTAACACACGATAGTAATTTAAAAAGAGTGTTTAATGTGGATTTAGATGTAAGAGAAGTTAACAGTAAAAAAATACCTAAAAACATTCCAAGGCTTTATGAAATATTTGAAATAATGTTAGATGATAAGATAATAAATGTGGAGATTAAGGATGCAAATAACGCAGAGAAGATAGTACAATACGTTTTGAAAAAAAGAAAACAGGAGATTATTTTTAGTTCTTTTGAACATGATATAATAATAAAACTTTCTAGAATTTATGGGAATGAGAAGTTTGGATTATTATTTGATGAGAGACACAAGAACTTGAACTTAAATGATTTGAGAGATTTGTTCTATAAAACAAATATTTTTAGTGCGCATATTCCTATTCAGTTATATTACATAGATGAAAAGTTGTTTTTTGAATTTTTAACTTTTTTAAAAAAACTAGGAAAAAAGATAGTAATTTGGACGGTTAATAGTGAAGAAGAAGTAGAAATGTTAAAAGGATTGGCAGATTATATAATAACAGATTGTGTGGAAAAAATAGTTGGATATTTGAAAAAAACTGGCCGATAA
- a CDS encoding glycine C-acetyltransferase, with protein sequence MFDYSIFAKEIDELKNQGLYTYIRTLESPQGAWLVIDGKKVLNLCSNNYLGFANEERLKNAAKQAVEKWGVGPGAVRTIAGTFSLHNELEETLAKFKKVEATIFLQSGFVANQAVIPAITNEEDAILSDELNHASIIDGVRLSKAKRFVWKHRDIKDLEEKLKEAKDARRKLIITDGVFSMDGDLAPLPEIVELAEKYNAMVMVDDAHGEGVLGSHGRGIVDHFGLHGRVDIEIGTLSKAFGVLGGYIAGKKELIDYLKQKARPFLFSSPLSPADTAAALEATKILQESDERVKRLWDNAKYFKEEMKKLGFDTGESETPITPVMLYDAKLSTQFSKELFEEGIFAQSIGYPTVPKGKARIRVMISAVHTKEDLDFALEKFEKVGKKLGVI encoded by the coding sequence GTGTTTGATTACAGCATTTTTGCAAAAGAAATTGATGAATTAAAAAACCAGGGATTGTACACATATATTAGAACTCTCGAATCACCCCAAGGTGCATGGTTGGTTATTGATGGGAAAAAGGTGTTAAATCTTTGTTCTAATAACTATCTTGGATTTGCAAATGAAGAAAGATTAAAAAACGCAGCAAAACAAGCTGTTGAAAAATGGGGTGTAGGTCCTGGTGCAGTTAGAACTATTGCAGGTACTTTTTCTTTACATAATGAATTAGAAGAAACTTTGGCAAAGTTTAAAAAAGTAGAAGCAACAATATTCTTACAATCAGGTTTTGTTGCAAATCAAGCCGTTATACCAGCTATCACAAATGAAGAAGATGCTATTCTTTCAGACGAATTAAATCATGCTAGTATCATTGATGGTGTTAGATTATCAAAAGCAAAAAGATTTGTTTGGAAACACAGAGATATTAAAGATCTTGAAGAAAAACTTAAAGAAGCTAAAGATGCTAGAAGAAAATTAATAATCACAGATGGTGTATTTAGCATGGACGGAGATTTGGCTCCATTACCTGAAATTGTTGAGCTCGCTGAAAAATACAATGCCATGGTAATGGTAGATGATGCCCATGGTGAAGGAGTACTTGGAAGTCATGGAAGAGGTATAGTAGATCACTTTGGATTACACGGTAGAGTAGATATTGAAATAGGTACTCTCTCAAAAGCATTTGGTGTTCTCGGTGGTTACATCGCAGGTAAAAAGGAACTCATTGACTATCTAAAACAAAAAGCAAGACCATTCCTTTTTAGTAGTCCATTATCACCTGCAGACACTGCTGCTGCATTAGAAGCGACAAAAATTCTCCAAGAATCAGATGAAAGAGTAAAGAGACTTTGGGATAATGCAAAATACTTTAAAGAAGAAATGAAAAAATTGGGTTTTGACACAGGTGAAAGTGAAACTCCAATTACGCCCGTCATGTTATACGATGCAAAACTTTCAACACAATTTAGCAAAGAACTATTTGAAGAGGGCATCTTTGCACAATCAATAGGTTATCCAACAGTTCCAAAAGGAAAAGCAAGAATAAGGGTAATGATAAGTGCAGTTCACACAAAAGAAGACCTTGATTTTGCCCTTGAAAAATTTGAAAAAGTAGGAAAGAAATTGGGAGTAATATAA
- the tdh gene encoding L-threonine 3-dehydrogenase, translating to MKAILKENAGPGFTMRDVNKPEKLGPRDVLVKIRRASICGTDVHIYKWDEWSQSRIKPPLIVGHEMAGEVVEVGEAVTQVKVGDLVSAETHIPCEHCYQCKTGRMHVCKNLEILGVDRNGVFTEYAVIPETVLWKFSKEIPLDFASVMEPFGNAVHTALVSDLTGKKVLITGSGPIGLMAIQVAKAAGASLVITTEVDPLRIEMAKENGADIVINPLEQDLVKSIYTITNDGVDILLEMSGNKKALEDGLKCVTMGGEASLLGIFGGSIDINLDSLVIMRGITVYGITGRRMFDTWKVADELLKNKKVDLSKVVTHVLPFDQWEKGFELMLNKKCGKVVLNLD from the coding sequence ATGAAAGCAATATTAAAAGAAAATGCAGGTCCTGGATTTACAATGAGAGATGTAAATAAACCGGAAAAATTAGGTCCAAGGGATGTACTTGTTAAAATCAGAAGAGCTTCCATTTGTGGAACAGATGTTCATATATACAAATGGGATGAATGGTCACAGTCAAGAATAAAACCACCATTGATAGTTGGGCATGAAATGGCTGGCGAAGTTGTAGAAGTAGGTGAAGCAGTAACCCAAGTTAAAGTGGGAGATTTGGTTTCTGCCGAAACTCACATTCCATGTGAACACTGTTATCAATGTAAAACAGGCCGCATGCATGTTTGTAAAAATCTCGAGATATTAGGAGTAGATAGAAATGGTGTATTTACAGAATATGCTGTAATCCCAGAAACAGTGTTATGGAAATTCTCAAAAGAAATACCGCTAGATTTTGCTTCTGTAATGGAACCTTTTGGAAATGCTGTACATACCGCACTTGTAAGTGATCTAACTGGTAAAAAGGTTCTCATAACTGGATCTGGGCCAATAGGTTTAATGGCCATACAAGTAGCAAAAGCCGCAGGTGCAAGTCTTGTAATTACAACGGAAGTAGATCCGTTAAGAATAGAAATGGCTAAAGAAAATGGGGCAGATATAGTAATAAACCCTTTGGAACAAGATTTAGTAAAAAGTATATACACAATAACCAATGATGGTGTAGATATCTTACTAGAAATGAGTGGAAATAAAAAAGCTTTGGAAGACGGTCTAAAATGCGTGACTATGGGTGGAGAAGCTTCTTTGCTAGGCATATTTGGCGGAAGCATCGATATTAACCTTGATTCACTGGTGATAATGAGAGGTATTACCGTATACGGTATTACAGGAAGAAGAATGTTCGATACTTGGAAAGTAGCAGATGAGTTATTAAAAAACAAAAAAGTTGATCTTTCAAAGGTAGTAACTCACGTTCTTCCATTTGATCAATGGGAAAAAGGCTTTGAACTTATGTTAAACAAAAAATGTGGAAAAGTAGTATTAAATCTTGATTAG